CTTCAACTGAAAAACCAGCCCATAAAGCTCGCACCACTACTTCCACCTCAAAACTGTAACGTTTGCTCCGCAGGGTTAGTACCTGCAACACATCCACGGGATAACATCGATACCCGCTTTGAATATCATGGACTTCTTTTCCAGTCTGTACACGCACCCAAAAATTCCCGAATTTACGTCCGAAACGAGAAGCGAACGGAACGGTCTGATCAAATTTACGTACTCCGATAATCAGCGCTTGCGGATGTTGATTAGCGGCCTGAATAAAAAGCGGGATTTCACTGGGGTCATGTTGGCCGTCCGCGTCCACGGTAATGAGATGAGTAAATCCATGTTCTTTAGCCCAGCTAGCTCCTGCCAAAATAGCACTTCCCTTTCCCTGATTAGGGGTTTGCCGAAGGAAATGCACACTTAGTCCTTGTAAACACTTTTCGGGAGAGGCATCGCTTCCGTCATCCACCACCAATACATGCGGCCAAAATGCACAACATTTTTCAGCCACTTGTCGCAAAGTGGCCGCGTGATTATAGTGTGCAATGACAACTAAAAATGTTATTTGGGTTGTAACTTCCCCTGTTTCCATGCTTGGCATATTTTCTCGTAAAAAGCGGGTCTTTCGAATAGAACCTGCCGGTCCTTATCCATTAAAAGCTGTACACTATACCCACGAGCCATAACGTTTTTCTGCTCA
This is a stretch of genomic DNA from Elusimicrobiaceae bacterium. It encodes these proteins:
- a CDS encoding glycosyltransferase family 2 protein → MPSMETGEVTTQITFLVVIAHYNHAATLRQVAEKCCAFWPHVLVVDDGSDASPEKCLQGLSVHFLRQTPNQGKGSAILAGASWAKEHGFTHLITVDADGQHDPSEIPLFIQAANQHPQALIIGVRKFDQTVPFASRFGRKFGNFWVRVQTGKEVHDIQSGYRCYPVDVLQVLTLRSKRYSFEVEVVVRALWAGFSVEEIPVSVSYPKERISHFNQWKDNLRLTVLNTYLTVRSMLPIAHRQYQQIEGQLTKQNYWQTLRSNLTAPGSTVRNALSAAWGIFCGSIAFIGIRQVWLFWGAGWWNLNRLLCVGFEKLCIGPFVPALCIEVGYFLRHGHWLTEFTMTTLGKQALQRIWEWILGSLVVAPCLAGIIFVMVAIIGFILRRSLHERA